In Cicer arietinum cultivar CDC Frontier isolate Library 1 chromosome 7, Cicar.CDCFrontier_v2.0, whole genome shotgun sequence, a single window of DNA contains:
- the LOC101513698 gene encoding auxin-responsive protein SAUR76: protein MKKINLLLRKCKSLSRQLGRSSSYSSLRSKSTKEELYAEHDMQQNENCETIFVGSTRKRYVISSKYLNHPLLTALINKSKEKGSDENILVVNCEVVLFDHLLWMLENADPMFYSESFEELAELYAF, encoded by the coding sequence ATGAAGAAGATCAATCTACTATTAAGAAAGTGCAAGAGCTTGTCAAGGCAACTAGGAAGATCATCATCATATAGCAGCTTGAGGTCCAAATCAACTAAAGAAGAGTTATATGCAGAACATGACATGCAACAAAATGAAAATTGTGAAACTATATTCGTTGGCAGCACAAGGAAACGGTATGTGATAAGTTCAAAGTATTTGAATCATCCTCTCCTTACTGCTTTGATTAACAAGTCTAAGGAAAAGGGTAGTGATGAAAATATTTTGGTGGTTAACTGTGAGGTGGTTCTCTTTGATCATTTATTGTGGATGCTAGAAAATGCAGATCCTATGTTTTATTCTGAATCTTTTGAGGAATTGGCTGAACTTTATGCGttttaa